A single Pseudomonas sp. HN11 DNA region contains:
- a CDS encoding PPC domain-containing protein, with product MKSKKAFMLGAAMAASCFVSAFALAEQYPQKLNVEAVRQAVDKALKSGGKLDAANVPASLKQKLKAAKTGQSKAVTQSVKSAPFNTVVGELKKPGQAELKSAAVAAFVPLFPTLDINTLYTITGVAQGEEFAYHFNLPENARVQVQLVNQSAGTDMSLTLFQDDGQGNLSVVGSSDAAGNADEYLNGVLPAGDYYWYMVAKVASSSQFSFGVAVDTNVDAYEPNDTPQTAFVLPDSMNKVTGNLDNASDVDYFDFKAVRGQSVSMYLAGDANGSRNQWIFDRFDGVNWVTIPAGSTSTYPSVTPGTTVKVRVRANPAVVQDPTKQYQLSLGSTPRLNTSDVKGDNVVRVPASVFWMATQAARTVNWTTNWSDTTGAPLLGVTPILRIDKRFDGAEFHWTDFKATTNSAGTSQASAAIGDCFGDYRVEYPDSSTGVKYNWATTFNFGGWRIELDEFPGVGVGGESVPYVTFGHICTQDIIH from the coding sequence ATGAAATCGAAAAAAGCCTTTATGCTGGGCGCGGCCATGGCGGCCTCCTGCTTCGTTTCGGCCTTTGCCCTGGCCGAGCAATACCCTCAGAAACTCAATGTCGAAGCGGTCAGGCAGGCCGTGGACAAAGCCCTGAAATCCGGCGGCAAGCTGGACGCGGCGAATGTCCCGGCCAGCCTCAAGCAAAAGCTGAAGGCAGCCAAGACCGGTCAGTCCAAGGCTGTCACGCAGTCCGTCAAATCCGCGCCTTTCAACACCGTGGTCGGTGAGTTGAAAAAGCCCGGCCAGGCCGAGCTGAAGAGCGCTGCCGTTGCGGCCTTCGTCCCGCTGTTCCCCACCCTGGATATCAACACGCTCTACACCATCACGGGTGTGGCTCAAGGTGAAGAGTTCGCTTATCACTTCAACCTGCCAGAAAACGCGCGGGTCCAGGTGCAACTGGTCAACCAGAGCGCGGGCACCGACATGTCGCTGACCCTGTTCCAGGACGACGGCCAGGGCAACCTGAGCGTGGTGGGTTCCTCGGATGCCGCAGGCAATGCCGACGAGTACCTCAACGGCGTGCTGCCGGCCGGTGATTACTACTGGTACATGGTCGCCAAGGTCGCCAGCAGCTCGCAATTCAGCTTTGGCGTGGCGGTGGATACCAACGTCGATGCCTATGAACCCAATGACACGCCGCAAACCGCCTTTGTGCTGCCGGACTCGATGAACAAGGTGACCGGTAACCTCGACAACGCCAGCGATGTCGATTACTTCGACTTCAAGGCTGTGCGTGGCCAAAGCGTGAGCATGTACCTGGCCGGTGACGCGAACGGCAGCCGCAACCAATGGATTTTCGATCGTTTTGACGGGGTCAATTGGGTCACCATCCCTGCCGGTTCGACCTCGACCTACCCGAGTGTCACACCGGGCACCACGGTGAAGGTGCGTGTGCGGGCCAACCCTGCCGTGGTTCAGGACCCGACCAAGCAGTACCAGTTGAGCCTGGGCTCTACGCCTCGGCTGAACACGTCGGACGTGAAAGGTGACAACGTCGTGCGGGTGCCGGCATCGGTCTTCTGGATGGCGACCCAGGCTGCTCGTACGGTGAACTGGACCACCAACTGGTCCGACACCACTGGCGCTCCGCTGCTGGGTGTCACGCCCATCCTGCGTATCGACAAACGCTTCGACGGTGCCGAGTTCCACTGGACCGACTTCAAGGCCACCACCAACAGTGCGGGCACGTCCCAGGCCAGTGCCGCTATTGGTGACTGCTTCGGCGACTACCGTGTGGAGTACCCGGACAGCAGCACCGGCGTCAAATACAACTGGGCCACTACCTTCAACTTCGGCGGCTGGCGTATCGAGCTGGACGAGTTCCCCGGTGTGGGTGTGGGGGGTGAAAGTGTGCCTTACGTGACCTTCGGGCACATCTGCACCCAGGACATCATCCACTGA
- a CDS encoding lipocalin-like domain-containing protein, giving the protein MKIKCLLWTCLLLAACEKVPAPQESFAGLGSDAADFAQVVPGKVFSFPEDHGSHAGFRIEWWYVTANLKDAQGNVFGVQWTLFRNALKAGPTEAGWRDSTIWLGHAAVTSATHHSAAERFARGGVGQAGAQAQPFNAWIDDWNFVTRPGAASSLADMQLKASGAQFAYDLHLTSSRSLVLQGDNGYSRKSDQGQASYYYSQPFFSASGSVTVDGEVYKVTGPAWLDREWSSQPLSAGQTGWDWFSLHLDRGEQLMLFRVRQADGAGYLTGTWIDAQGQTQTLHNADIQLTPLETTTIDGRKIPTRWSLKIPGKQLDIITQAVNPNAWMNLSIPYWEGPVRFDGGVGYLEMTGY; this is encoded by the coding sequence ATGAAGATTAAGTGCCTGCTGTGGACGTGCTTGTTACTGGCCGCTTGCGAAAAAGTCCCTGCGCCGCAGGAGAGCTTCGCCGGTCTGGGCAGTGACGCGGCGGACTTTGCCCAAGTGGTGCCTGGCAAGGTGTTCAGCTTCCCCGAAGACCATGGCTCCCACGCCGGCTTTCGGATCGAGTGGTGGTACGTCACCGCCAACCTCAAGGACGCGCAGGGCAATGTCTTCGGCGTGCAGTGGACGTTGTTCCGCAATGCGCTCAAGGCGGGGCCGACCGAGGCGGGCTGGCGTGATTCGACGATCTGGCTTGGCCACGCCGCCGTGACGTCCGCCACTCACCACTCTGCCGCCGAACGCTTTGCGCGCGGCGGCGTGGGCCAGGCCGGGGCCCAGGCGCAGCCGTTCAACGCCTGGATCGACGATTGGAACTTTGTCACCCGTCCCGGCGCCGCGAGCAGCTTGGCCGACATGCAACTCAAGGCCAGTGGTGCGCAATTCGCCTATGACCTGCACCTGACGTCCAGTCGCTCACTGGTGTTGCAGGGCGACAACGGCTACAGCCGCAAGTCCGACCAGGGCCAGGCGTCGTACTACTACAGCCAGCCGTTTTTCAGTGCCAGTGGTAGCGTCACTGTCGATGGCGAAGTCTATAAAGTCACCGGCCCGGCCTGGCTCGACCGCGAGTGGAGCAGCCAACCGCTGAGCGCCGGCCAGACCGGCTGGGACTGGTTTTCCCTGCACCTGGACCGGGGCGAGCAGTTGATGTTGTTTCGGGTACGGCAAGCCGACGGCGCTGGGTATCTCACGGGCACCTGGATCGACGCGCAAGGCCAGACGCAAACGCTGCACAACGCTGATATCCAACTGACACCGTTGGAAACCACCACGATTGATGGGCGCAAGATTCCCACGCGCTGGTCGCTGAAAATCCCTGGCAAACAGTTGGATATCATCACCCAAGCCGTCAACCCGAACGCCTGGATGAACCTGAGCATTCCGTACTGGGAAGGGCCGGTACGGTTTGACGGTGGGGTGGGCTACCTGGAAATGACCGGGTATTAA
- a CDS encoding ABC transporter permease produces MAVFYWTLRALLSHWGRHPVQFFSVLTGLWLATALFIGVQALNSQARDSYARASQLIGGEPQASLSAPDGASFPQVVFAQLRRAGWPVSPVVQGRVQLKGVEDVRLQLMGIDPVSLPGSGAVAGQRLSRAQMLAFFEPPGRTWIAPQTLHALGLHEGQQPTTLNGQTLPPLQAQADMAPGLLLTDIAFAQPVLEMPERLSRLLVDKTFAAGQPTPPVGLQLKQGEDNNLARLTESFHLNLDALGFLSFVVGLFIVHAAIGLALEQRRGLLRNLRACGVSARMLIVSLGVELGVLSLLGGILGVASGYLLASLLLPDVAASLRGLYGAEVSGQLNLSAWWWGAGLSVSLLGALLAGAGSLWRAARLPLLALANAQAWQEAHGRWLRRQGWVAGTALLIAVLALWLGDSLAAGFVLMAALLLGAALGLPVVLNGLLKAVLGRSRSVLGQWFLADCRQQLPALSLALMALLLALAANIGAGSMTSGFRHTFNNWLEQRLTAELYLNPQNPTQAQQLSRWLAQQPLVRAVLPTWQVAVQLQGWPADLFGVVDDPTYRQHWPLLEATSEPWDQLRQDDTLMLSEQLARKLGVQLGDTVNIPTPQGVWAPKLVGIYADYGNPKGHMLVNSKHLLTHWPTLSPARFNLRVSPADVAPLTREVQRAFALDDSRIVDQQQLKGWSSQVFERTFAATAALNSLTLGVAGVALFISLLTQSQSRLGQLAPLWALGVTRRQLMLLNLGQTWLLAVLTLVLALPLGLLLAWCLDTVINVQAFGWRLPLQVFPWQLVQLFGLAMFATLLASALPLWQLYRSRPADLLRAFANED; encoded by the coding sequence ATGGCCGTGTTTTATTGGACCTTACGCGCGCTGCTCAGCCACTGGGGGCGGCATCCCGTACAGTTTTTCAGCGTGCTCACCGGCCTGTGGCTGGCCACCGCGCTGTTCATCGGCGTGCAAGCGCTCAACAGCCAGGCACGCGACAGCTATGCCCGCGCCAGTCAGTTGATCGGCGGTGAACCCCAGGCCAGCCTCAGTGCGCCGGACGGGGCAAGTTTCCCCCAAGTAGTATTTGCCCAATTGCGCCGTGCCGGTTGGCCTGTGTCGCCGGTGGTGCAGGGCCGGGTGCAACTCAAGGGGGTGGAGGATGTGCGTCTGCAATTGATGGGTATTGACCCGGTGTCGTTGCCCGGCAGTGGCGCGGTGGCGGGGCAGCGCTTGAGTCGGGCACAGATGCTGGCGTTTTTCGAGCCACCAGGGCGTACCTGGATCGCGCCGCAGACTTTGCACGCCTTGGGGCTGCACGAAGGTCAGCAGCCGACCACCCTGAATGGTCAAACCCTGCCGCCGCTGCAAGCGCAAGCGGATATGGCGCCTGGCCTGTTGCTCACTGATATCGCGTTTGCCCAACCGGTGCTGGAAATGCCCGAGCGCCTGTCGCGCCTGCTGGTGGACAAGACGTTCGCCGCCGGCCAGCCTACGCCGCCCGTCGGGTTGCAACTCAAGCAGGGCGAGGACAATAACCTTGCGCGCCTTACCGAAAGCTTTCACCTGAACCTCGACGCACTGGGCTTCCTGTCTTTTGTGGTGGGGCTGTTTATCGTGCACGCCGCCATCGGCCTGGCCCTGGAGCAGCGACGCGGGCTGCTGCGTAACTTGCGGGCCTGCGGCGTCAGTGCGCGGATGTTGATTGTCAGCCTGGGCGTCGAACTCGGCGTGCTCTCATTGTTAGGGGGCATATTGGGGGTTGCCAGCGGCTACCTGCTCGCCAGCCTGTTGCTGCCGGATGTGGCCGCCAGCTTGCGCGGTTTGTATGGCGCCGAGGTGTCGGGTCAGTTGAACCTGAGTGCGTGGTGGTGGGGCGCGGGGTTGAGTGTGAGCCTGCTCGGCGCCTTGCTGGCCGGTGCCGGCAGCCTTTGGCGGGCGGCGCGTCTACCCTTGCTGGCGCTCGCCAATGCCCAGGCCTGGCAGGAAGCCCATGGGCGCTGGTTGCGGCGTCAAGGCTGGGTGGCCGGTACTGCATTGCTGATCGCCGTGCTGGCGTTGTGGTTGGGTGACAGTCTGGCCGCCGGCTTTGTACTGATGGCCGCGTTGCTGCTCGGTGCGGCCCTTGGTTTGCCGGTGGTGCTCAATGGTCTGCTCAAGGCGGTGCTGGGACGCAGCCGTTCGGTGTTGGGCCAATGGTTTCTCGCGGACTGCCGCCAGCAATTACCGGCCTTGAGCCTGGCGCTGATGGCGTTGCTACTGGCCTTGGCGGCTAATATCGGCGCGGGCTCCATGACGTCGGGCTTTCGTCACACCTTCAACAACTGGCTGGAGCAACGTCTCACCGCCGAGCTGTACCTCAACCCGCAAAATCCGACGCAGGCGCAGCAGCTCAGCCGCTGGCTGGCGCAGCAACCACTGGTGCGAGCCGTGCTGCCCACCTGGCAGGTCGCGGTGCAATTGCAAGGTTGGCCGGCGGACCTGTTTGGCGTGGTCGACGATCCGACCTATCGCCAGCATTGGCCGTTGCTTGAAGCGACGAGCGAACCGTGGGACCAGTTGCGCCAAGACGACACCTTGATGCTTAGCGAGCAATTGGCGCGCAAGCTCGGTGTGCAGCTCGGCGACACCGTGAACATCCCCACACCACAAGGCGTGTGGGCGCCCAAACTGGTGGGGATCTACGCCGATTACGGCAACCCCAAGGGCCATATGCTGGTTAATTCCAAGCACCTGTTGACCCACTGGCCAACGCTGTCACCGGCGCGTTTCAACCTGCGGGTGTCACCGGCGGATGTGGCGCCGCTGACGCGTGAGGTGCAACGCGCCTTTGCTCTGGATGACAGCCGTATCGTCGATCAACAGCAACTCAAAGGCTGGTCCAGCCAGGTATTTGAACGCACCTTCGCGGCCACGGCGGCCCTGAACAGCCTGACGTTGGGCGTGGCCGGTGTGGCGTTGTTCATCAGCTTGTTGACACAAAGCCAGAGCCGACTTGGCCAACTCGCACCGCTGTGGGCGCTGGGCGTTACGCGCCGTCAGTTGATGCTGCTCAACCTCGGCCAGACCTGGCTGCTGGCAGTGCTCACGTTGGTATTGGCCTTGCCGCTCGGCCTGCTGCTGGCCTGGTGCCTGGATACGGTGATCAACGTGCAAGCCTTTGGCTGGCGCCTGCCGTTGCAGGTGTTCCCGTGGCAACTTGTTCAATTGTTCGGGTTGGCGATGTTCGCGACCTTGCTGGCTTCGGCGTTGCCCCTGTGGCAGTTGTATCGCAGCCGTCCGGCGGACTTGTTGAGGGCATTTGCCAATGAAGATTAA
- a CDS encoding ABC transporter ATP-binding protein, which translates to MLQVQNVIKNYATPQGPLTVLAGVDLHLGERSSLALMGESGSGKSTLLHLVAGLDRVDGGSIQVGKQRLDQLNEAQLAHWRRTEIGLVFQQFNLIGSLRVEDNLAFQARLAGRYDPQWQAQLVERLGLADMLKRYPEQLSGGQQQRVAVGRALASRPGLLLADEPTGNLDEATSDEVLQLLLDLLRDSPTSLLMVTHSPRIAARLDRQVVLHHGRVIPAGAA; encoded by the coding sequence ATGTTGCAGGTGCAAAATGTGATTAAGAACTATGCCACCCCCCAAGGGCCGTTGACGGTATTGGCTGGTGTGGATCTGCACTTGGGCGAGCGCAGCAGCCTGGCGTTAATGGGCGAGTCGGGCAGCGGCAAGAGCACCTTATTGCACCTGGTGGCCGGGCTCGACCGGGTGGATGGCGGCAGCATTCAGGTGGGCAAGCAGCGTCTGGACCAACTCAACGAAGCACAACTGGCCCATTGGCGGCGCACGGAAATCGGGCTGGTGTTTCAGCAATTCAACCTGATCGGCAGTCTGCGGGTCGAGGACAACCTGGCGTTCCAGGCGCGGCTCGCGGGGCGTTATGACCCGCAGTGGCAGGCACAGTTGGTGGAGCGCCTGGGCCTGGCGGACATGCTCAAGCGCTACCCGGAACAACTCTCCGGTGGCCAGCAGCAACGGGTGGCGGTGGGGCGCGCGTTGGCGTCGCGGCCGGGTCTGCTGTTGGCTGACGAACCCACCGGTAACCTTGACGAAGCCACCAGCGACGAAGTGCTGCAATTGTTGCTGGACCTGCTTCGCGACAGCCCTACCAGTCTGTTGATGGTGACGCATAGCCCGCGAATTGCCGCACGCCTGGACCGGCAAGTGGTGTTGCATCATGGTCGAGTCATCCCCGCGGGCGCTGCTTGA
- a CDS encoding histidine phosphatase family protein — protein MVNEVVDLILIKPRSRWAFIKRLRRLWLGLLVAGFLLAASLLWHASPKDLGVGNRLLTSHVLPLWRDGDLIVLVRHEERCDRSSNPCLGPVEGLTINGSQQAETLGKAFKTLGMDGSDVLASPAIRTAQTLRFMFGKNELTSGQQAVCGPAMGEELLSHKTSGRNLVFVTHSGCIADFEASQGFPHAAFPRYGSALFVQVLPNGKFKTLGIINSPDWPAALKQL, from the coding sequence ATGGTGAATGAAGTGGTTGACCTTATCCTGATCAAACCGCGCTCGCGATGGGCCTTTATCAAGCGCCTGCGACGGCTCTGGCTGGGGCTCCTCGTGGCGGGCTTCCTGCTTGCAGCCAGCCTGCTTTGGCACGCGTCGCCGAAAGACCTGGGCGTCGGCAACCGCCTGCTGACTTCCCATGTGCTGCCCCTCTGGCGCGACGGTGACCTGATCGTGCTGGTGCGCCACGAAGAGCGCTGTGACCGTTCGTCCAACCCATGCCTGGGTCCCGTGGAAGGCCTGACGATCAACGGCAGCCAGCAGGCCGAAACACTGGGCAAGGCATTTAAAACATTGGGCATGGACGGCAGCGACGTGCTGGCGAGCCCTGCCATCCGCACTGCCCAGACGTTGCGGTTCATGTTCGGCAAAAACGAATTGACCTCCGGCCAGCAAGCGGTGTGCGGCCCGGCCATGGGTGAAGAATTGCTCAGCCACAAGACCTCAGGGCGTAACCTGGTGTTCGTCACCCACAGCGGCTGCATCGCCGACTTCGAGGCCTCCCAGGGCTTTCCCCACGCCGCGTTTCCCAGGTATGGCAGTGCCCTGTTCGTGCAGGTATTGCCCAACGGCAAATTCAAGACCCTGGGTATCATCAACAGCCCGGATTGGCCCGCCGCGTTAAAACAACTCTAG
- the arnT gene encoding lipid IV(A) 4-amino-4-deoxy-L-arabinosyltransferase, with product MTRLKPLPLLLLAFVAFYLLPLGLHGLWIPDETRYAQISQEMLQSGNWVAPHFMGVRYFEKPAGGYWLIALGQAVFGQNLFGARIASALTTGLSVLLAYLIARRLWNDPRKSFACALLYLSFGLVAGQAGYSNLDPQFTLWVNLSLVALCFALDSATLRGRLWAWAIVGLACAMGFLTKGFLAWVLPVLIAAPYMLWQRRLGELLRYGPVAMVVAILVCLPWMLAIHLQEPDFWRFFFWNEHIRRFSADNAQHVRPWWFFLPIIVVSCLPWAGLLPATLRKTWQEKRQPSIIFLALWLLLPLGFFSLSNGKLPTYIMPCLLPLALLMGHTLVDLINQHKARTICLNGLLNFVIGMVAMIGLIYLQIARPLYSNSHAEMFSLSLAFIVLLVWILTNLLQAFRPLALWAMPTLGIGLLVILLPASMPAWIADNEMPDQFVLDHLEELQQTQALLSNELGSASALAWRLKRPEVALYDTEGELRYGLQYAGSAHRKVELEEVQAWLKEKRQLGSVGVLMRVNSTSEMREAGQLPPGGKRYYKGSLELIIYAASNAGTNATQRE from the coding sequence ATGACTCGATTAAAACCCCTGCCGCTATTACTGCTGGCCTTTGTCGCGTTTTATCTGCTGCCTCTGGGCCTGCACGGTTTATGGATCCCGGACGAAACCCGCTACGCCCAGATCAGCCAGGAGATGCTCCAGAGCGGCAACTGGGTGGCGCCACATTTCATGGGTGTCCGCTATTTCGAGAAGCCTGCGGGCGGCTATTGGTTGATCGCCTTGGGCCAGGCGGTTTTTGGCCAGAACCTGTTCGGTGCGCGCATCGCCTCGGCACTGACCACTGGGTTGAGCGTACTGCTGGCCTACCTGATCGCCCGTCGCTTGTGGAATGACCCACGCAAAAGCTTCGCCTGCGCCCTGCTCTACCTCAGCTTCGGCCTGGTGGCCGGGCAAGCGGGCTATTCCAACCTCGATCCGCAATTCACCCTGTGGGTCAACCTGAGCCTGGTGGCCCTGTGTTTTGCACTCGACAGCGCGACACTGCGTGGCCGCCTATGGGCGTGGGCCATCGTGGGCCTGGCCTGCGCCATGGGTTTCCTGACCAAGGGCTTCCTGGCCTGGGTGCTGCCGGTACTGATTGCCGCGCCCTACATGCTCTGGCAACGACGTCTGGGAGAATTGCTGCGTTATGGCCCAGTGGCAATGGTCGTCGCGATACTGGTATGCCTACCGTGGATGCTTGCGATCCACCTTCAGGAACCGGACTTCTGGCGCTTTTTCTTCTGGAATGAACATATTCGCCGCTTCAGCGCCGACAACGCGCAACACGTGCGGCCGTGGTGGTTCTTCCTGCCGATCATCGTTGTGTCTTGCCTGCCCTGGGCGGGGCTGCTGCCCGCCACGCTGCGCAAGACCTGGCAGGAAAAGCGCCAGCCGTCGATCATCTTTCTGGCGCTGTGGCTGTTGCTGCCACTGGGGTTCTTCAGCCTGAGCAATGGCAAGCTGCCGACCTACATCATGCCGTGCCTGCTGCCCTTGGCGTTGTTGATGGGGCATACGCTGGTCGACCTGATTAATCAGCATAAAGCCCGCACAATCTGCCTCAACGGCCTGCTCAACTTCGTGATCGGCATGGTCGCCATGATCGGCCTGATCTACCTGCAAATCGCCCGGCCGCTGTACAGCAACAGCCACGCCGAGATGTTCAGCCTGTCCCTGGCGTTTATCGTGTTGCTGGTGTGGATCCTCACCAACCTGCTGCAAGCCTTCCGCCCGCTGGCGCTGTGGGCGATGCCAACGCTGGGCATCGGCCTGCTGGTCATCCTGCTGCCGGCGAGCATGCCGGCGTGGATCGCGGATAACGAAATGCCCGATCAGTTTGTGCTCGACCACCTGGAAGAGTTGCAGCAGACCCAAGCGCTGCTGAGCAATGAACTGGGCAGCGCCAGCGCCCTGGCCTGGCGGCTGAAACGTCCGGAAGTGGCGCTGTATGACACCGAGGGCGAGTTGCGCTATGGCTTGCAGTACGCGGGCTCGGCGCATCGCAAAGTGGAGTTGGAAGAGGTACAGGCTTGGCTCAAGGAGAAGCGCCAACTCGGCTCGGTCGGCGTACTGATGCGCGTCAACAGCACCAGTGAAATGCGCGAGGCCGGGCAACTGCCGCCTGGGGGCAAACGCTACTACAAGGGGTCCCTTGAACTGATCATCTATGCGGCGAGCAATGCGGGAACCAACGCGACCCAACGTGAATAA
- a CDS encoding AAA family ATPase — protein MARLLVDSLDVRYGTHIVFHKASLTVVAGSISGLLGPNGSGKTTFFDVLCGLKKTEGGEINNSFSKLLYLSQVISTPPVFRMFDIFKMAMLFCSDTQVTQQHALDKIEKWSPGIAERYCEIWNKKSALCSYGEKRWFFTLSLLCANADLVILDEPTAGVDPEFRYHIWRCLEGAAAEGVAVLVSSHNVDEVVAHCDDFYMLSQRRFNRFTDACSFMAAYGADSLDEAFIHAASLSKG, from the coding sequence ATGGCGAGGCTTCTCGTAGACTCTCTTGATGTCAGATATGGAACTCATATCGTATTTCATAAGGCTTCTCTGACAGTCGTTGCCGGCTCCATATCAGGCCTTCTCGGCCCAAACGGCTCCGGCAAAACCACGTTTTTTGATGTGCTGTGCGGCCTGAAAAAAACGGAGGGTGGTGAGATAAACAACTCCTTCTCCAAGCTGCTGTACCTGTCGCAGGTCATCAGTACGCCGCCGGTATTTCGCATGTTCGACATCTTCAAAATGGCCATGTTGTTTTGCTCCGACACCCAGGTCACTCAACAACATGCACTCGATAAAATCGAAAAATGGAGCCCCGGCATCGCAGAGCGTTACTGCGAGATCTGGAACAAAAAATCCGCCCTTTGCAGCTATGGGGAAAAGCGTTGGTTTTTTACGTTGTCCCTGCTCTGCGCCAACGCGGACCTGGTGATACTGGATGAACCCACGGCGGGTGTGGATCCCGAGTTTCGTTATCACATCTGGCGTTGTCTGGAGGGGGCAGCGGCAGAGGGTGTTGCGGTGCTGGTTTCATCACACAACGTCGATGAAGTCGTCGCGCATTGCGATGACTTTTATATGCTGAGTCAAAGACGATTCAACCGTTTCACTGACGCGTGCAGCTTTATGGCGGCGTACGGTGCCGACAGCCTGGATGAAGCGTTTATCCACGCCGCCAGCCTGTCGAAAGGATGA
- a CDS encoding ABC transporter permease, giving the protein MDFYFVSRPALLAVLFIKEQLREPVALFWTVVSPAVTYYLITYARTPLSGGAVDYLSSTSWFYAFVSSNVALFGLAFYIVGRRESGFLRSFVYTDRTKVIFLLGQFSAYSVVSILYCSVFYILTRVFTGGLDIAEYLVIVGRFYVCFLVFSIPALLLTLIPLGFQNASTLFSILSLTMLALGIISSSPVSPTLAAVSFFNPMWWANRIMLGGVVECGLVFLFVIVSLLFLFLVMCRFLLINPVWSRY; this is encoded by the coding sequence ATGGATTTCTATTTCGTGTCAAGGCCGGCCTTGCTAGCGGTATTATTCATAAAGGAACAACTCAGAGAGCCGGTTGCGTTGTTTTGGACAGTAGTGTCGCCAGCGGTTACCTATTATTTGATTACATACGCGCGCACGCCTCTGAGTGGTGGTGCAGTGGATTATCTTTCGAGCACTTCCTGGTTTTACGCATTCGTGTCTTCAAATGTAGCGCTGTTTGGGCTGGCATTTTACATAGTCGGTCGTAGGGAAAGTGGTTTTCTGCGGTCTTTTGTTTATACGGATCGTACGAAGGTGATCTTCTTGCTTGGGCAGTTTTCTGCATATTCAGTCGTTTCAATATTGTACTGCTCCGTTTTTTATATACTCACCCGCGTTTTTACAGGGGGGCTTGATATTGCGGAGTATCTCGTAATTGTAGGGCGATTTTATGTTTGTTTTCTTGTTTTCTCTATACCCGCACTGTTGCTGACACTGATCCCGCTAGGCTTTCAAAATGCGAGTACCCTATTTTCCATTTTGTCCCTTACGATGTTGGCTCTTGGGATCATCAGTAGTAGTCCAGTCAGTCCCACATTAGCTGCAGTTAGTTTTTTTAACCCGATGTGGTGGGCGAATAGGATTATGTTGGGCGGCGTGGTGGAGTGCGGGTTGGTTTTCTTGTTTGTTATCGTTTCACTTCTATTTTTGTTCTTAGTGATGTGTCGTTTTTTATTGATTAATCCTGTTTGGAGTCGTTATTGA
- a CDS encoding YcaO-like family protein, which yields MKLINGMHNPDLPGVILFQPAGVLGLPCSVEISDFLSVNGSGVGGGSHSIKTATGEYFERRHFYREVVAKERGCLSKYLSESEARGFAEAFTQTANKKTSLAEVGEHRFALSQVLRASDFSACFIPTACISLSSHSVGDDNWLYPLRDTCGCSFHWGPDIAFLGAIKEYLERQFLIRFWLTKMCRSQIPSKQVRELLMRREVRHLYDALSMSGDVTFLDISDTRFPGCCVLVVYGQRKVDRHVNYCAGMAYSSNMTIALEKSLLELWQTFRFMNLFKATDSDEAKLEDSYIRYFLSCNAYETYQDIVNVQECGGVRSLQDFTLPEFLSVLKKLDVSGYFYSKFEEVDGVAGVFVKFVSPDLFLHMNNSKHFNLINKYSKDFESSVLSARLGVMVPFP from the coding sequence ATGAAGCTTATTAATGGTATGCATAATCCGGATTTGCCCGGAGTTATCCTCTTTCAGCCTGCGGGCGTACTCGGTCTGCCCTGCTCGGTAGAAATATCGGATTTCCTTTCAGTTAATGGATCTGGTGTCGGAGGAGGTTCGCATTCGATAAAAACTGCTACAGGTGAGTATTTCGAACGCCGTCATTTTTACAGGGAAGTTGTGGCAAAAGAACGCGGTTGTCTTAGTAAATATTTATCAGAAAGTGAAGCTCGTGGTTTTGCGGAAGCATTTACTCAGACTGCGAATAAGAAGACCTCTCTTGCAGAGGTTGGTGAGCACAGGTTCGCTTTAAGTCAAGTACTCAGGGCCTCTGACTTCTCTGCGTGTTTTATTCCAACTGCCTGTATTTCGCTCTCGTCCCATAGCGTCGGCGATGATAACTGGCTCTACCCTTTGCGTGACACCTGTGGGTGCAGTTTCCACTGGGGCCCAGATATAGCCTTTCTAGGGGCGATAAAAGAATACCTTGAGCGCCAATTTCTAATTAGATTCTGGTTAACGAAAATGTGTCGTTCGCAGATTCCTTCTAAACAGGTGAGGGAGTTATTGATGCGTCGAGAAGTAAGGCACTTATATGATGCTCTGTCCATGTCGGGGGATGTGACTTTTTTAGATATATCTGATACGAGGTTTCCAGGGTGTTGCGTATTGGTTGTTTATGGGCAGAGAAAAGTTGATCGCCATGTGAATTATTGCGCTGGTATGGCCTATTCTTCGAATATGACTATTGCTTTGGAAAAGTCTTTGCTTGAACTGTGGCAGACATTTCGCTTCATGAATTTGTTCAAGGCAACCGACTCTGATGAGGCGAAGCTTGAGGACTCATATATACGTTATTTTTTAAGTTGCAACGCTTATGAGACCTATCAAGATATTGTCAATGTGCAAGAGTGTGGAGGGGTAAGGTCTCTACAGGATTTTACATTGCCTGAATTTTTGTCAGTGCTGAAAAAGTTAGATGTCTCTGGCTATTTTTACTCAAAGTTTGAAGAGGTTGATGGGGTGGCGGGAGTCTTTGTTAAATTTGTCTCTCCTGACCTGTTTCTTCATATGAATAACTCGAAGCATTTTAATCTGATCAATAAGTATTCCAAAGATTTTGAGTCGTCGGTGCTTAGCGCTCGGCTAGGCGTTATGGTCCCGTTTCCATGA